The sequence GCGGTGAACGTCTTGCCTACGGTGAAAGCCATGCCACCAAGGAAGCGTGTTTGAAATCCATCCAGATGGCCAAGAACTCCCTGCAAGCTGTAGAGATTGATGTGACGGTCTCGGACAGTTCCCAGCAGAATCTCTTCAAACCCGCTCCACCTGAGCGGTAAATTTCGTAATTTCGGTTTTGGAGGTTATCCGGCAGCAAAAGATCAGAAGGATGATATCGTCTGTCACCGGGCGCATCTTGACACTGCCCCCGATTAGGTAGTGAACCAGAGTTGATCCCAGTGGTGATTATGGCGTGCCTCGGAGAGTGCGGCCAGATGGCGCATGCCTTTGGGCGTCCAGAACTGGCCGGGCCGTTTGAAGCGG is a genomic window of Verrucomicrobiia bacterium containing:
- a CDS encoding DUF1508 domain-containing protein — translated: MMKYEYWQSAKDHRWYWQLKADGGERLAYGESHATKEACLKSIQMAKNSLQAVEIDVTVSDSSQQNLFKPAPPER